GGGCGCAAGGCCGGCAGCTTCGGCCACATCGCCGCGTTCAGTTTTCAAGGGGCGAAGATCATGACCTGTGGCGAAGGGGGAATGCTCGTCACCAGCGACGAAGCCCTCTACGAGCGGGCCAGATACCTGAACGATCACGGCCGCGACCCGCACCGCCCGTTTGTCATTTCATCGATCGGTTACAAATACAAAATGTCGAATCTCCAGGCCGCACTCGGGGTGGCGCAGCTCGAACGGATCGAAGAGATGATCGCCAAACGGCGGCAGATTTTTCAGTGGTATCGGCAGCGGCTGGGCGGAGTGAGCGAGCTGGCGCTCAATGTCGAACGGTTCTGGGCGCGGAACATCTATTGGATGACATCGGTCGTGCTCGGCGACCAAATTGCGATCAGCCGCGACGACGTCATGGCGGGGCTGAAGGAGCGCGGCATCGACTCGCGGCCGTTCTTCCCGCCCGTCAGCAGCTTCCCGATGTTCGAAAGCCGTGAGCGGGAGAATCCAGTCGCTTACAGAGTTTCGCAACGCGGGATCAATCTGCCGAGCGGGCACAATCTGACCGAGGCCGACGTCGATCGAGTTTGCAAGAGTTTGCTGGAAGTGCTCGGGCAATCGCACCGGCGGCGCGAGGCCGCGTAACGACAAGACTAACATCACTGCCGGGGGCAAAAAGGGGGACAGTCCCCATTTTGCTTCGACCATCGGAGCGATGGTGTCCGGCGCAAAATGGGGACAGTCCCCGGGGGACCTGGCATGGATGCCGCTTACCAAGAGCGCGTGCTCTCGACCATCCGCAATCTCAAGCTGGCCGGCCCGCGGACCGGGAATTGGTTCGCCATCTTCGACCATGACGAATGCATGACGAGCCTCGATCCGGTCACGTGGCAGGATGTCGATGATCAAGAGTCGATTCGCCTGCTCGCCGAATGGCGCGAGGCGGCGCAGAACTCATTTCCCGCGATCTTCCCGGTCTCGCTCGAAGGCACGCGGCGCTGGCTGATCAAGCAATTGCTCGAATTGCCCGATCGAATGCTGTTTTGGGTGAAAAGCCCGCAGGGGCAAAAGATCGGCCACGCGGGCATTTATCGGATCGATTTCACAGAACGGAG
The sequence above is drawn from the Pirellulales bacterium genome and encodes:
- a CDS encoding GNAT family N-acetyltransferase — its product is MDAAYQERVLSTIRNLKLAGPRTGNWFAIFDHDECMTSLDPVTWQDVDDQESIRLLAEWREAAQNSFPAIFPVSLEGTRRWLIKQLLELPDRMLFWVKSPQGQKIGHAGIYRIDFTERSLELDNVVRGVPRVMRGAMYSSVQAILSWSFTTLGMQDVFLRVFSDNLRAIQLYEHCRFRETMRLPLRREQEGDVVRWLEVDGDYRKPVERYFVTMHLSKAAWQGEAADELAA
- a CDS encoding DegT/DnrJ/EryC1/StrS family aminotransferase, whose product is GRKAGSFGHIAAFSFQGAKIMTCGEGGMLVTSDEALYERARYLNDHGRDPHRPFVISSIGYKYKMSNLQAALGVAQLERIEEMIAKRRQIFQWYRQRLGGVSELALNVERFWARNIYWMTSVVLGDQIAISRDDVMAGLKERGIDSRPFFPPVSSFPMFESRERENPVAYRVSQRGINLPSGHNLTEADVDRVCKSLLEVLGQSHRRREAA